Proteins from a genomic interval of Chionomys nivalis chromosome 7, mChiNiv1.1, whole genome shotgun sequence:
- the LOC130878527 gene encoding LOW QUALITY PROTEIN: intercellular adhesion molecule 5-like (The sequence of the model RefSeq protein was modified relative to this genomic sequence to represent the inferred CDS: inserted 2 bases in 1 codon; substituted 1 base at 1 genomic stop codon): MLLLSVWTLLALTPCPGTTEELFEVSVWPNQALVEFGQSLTVNCSTTCPDPGPSGIETFFRKSQLGKGPQWKEFVLEDVTESSVLHCFFSCAGVQKDTALRITMYQPPEQVILDLQPEWVAMDEAFTVKCHVPTVAPLQSLTLTLLQDGRELHRKDFMSFSVASQRAEVTVNVRAQRENDRSNFSCHAELDLSSHGGRLLHGRSATKELRIFEFSQSPQIGVSSLLEVGVAETMNCEVTRVFPAQEAIFRMFLEGQELSLFSSWKGDAAWASTTIRAMEIGDQELTCLVSLGPVEQRVRKPVHVYSFPPPVLEVDDTHPLAGTDVTVTCSGHVLTSPSPTLRLQGAPNISAPGEPAWFLFTAREEDDGRKISCEASLEVQGQRLLKTTEMQLHVLYKPRFGESGCPGNQIWVEGMDQMLACIPEGNPAPALVCTWNGMIIDLDVPQKATQNLTGTYCCTATNQLGSISKEIAVVVQGPHEEGISSPTAFIIIIVTLGMAVITVALXVNYQPCERNRRKRASRQREQNKDKEGQFADIXAEVRNSHLC, encoded by the exons ATGCTTCTGCTTAGTGTCTGGACCCTGCTGGCCTTGACCCCTTGTCCAG GGACCACAGAAGAGCTGTTTGAAGTGTCTGTTTGGCCAAATCAGGCCCTGGTGGAGTTTGGACAGTCCCTAACCGTCAACTGCAGTACCACCTGCCCAGACCCGGGGCCCAGTGGAATTGAGACCTTCTTCAGAAAAAGCCAGCTGGGCAAAGGGCCTCAGTGGAAGGAGTTTGTCCTGGAGGACGTCACAGAGAGCTCTGTCCTGCACTGCTTCTTCTCTTGTGCAGGGGTCCAGAAGGACACAGCGCTCCGCATCACCATGTACC aGCCCCCGGAGCAGGTGATCCTGGACTTGCAGCCCGAGTGGGTGGCCATGGATGAGGCTTTCACAGTGAAATGTCACGTGCCTACTGTGGCACCCCTGCAGAGCCTCACCCTCACCCTTCTCCAGGACGGCCGAGAACTGCACAGAAAGGACTTCATGAGTTTTTCTGTGGCATCCCAAAGAGCCGAGGTCACTGTCAATGTCAGAGCCCAACGGGAGAATGACAGGAGCAATTTCTCCTGCCATGCAGAACTGGACCTGAGCTCACACGGTGGGAGGTTGCTTCATGGCAGGTCAGCCACCAAGGAACTCCGGATCTTTG AATTCTCTCAGAGTCCCCAGATCGGGGTATCTTCACTCCTGGAGGTTGGGGTGGCGGAGACCATGAACTGTGAGGTGACTAGGGTGTTTCCTGCCCAGGAAGCTATCTTCCGAATGTTCTTAGAAGGCCAGGAGCTGAGCCTCTTCTCCTCCTGGAAGGGAGATGCAGCATGGGCCAGCACCACCATTCGGGCCATGGAGATTGGTGACCAGGAGCTGACCTGCCTTGTGTCTCTGGGTCCAGTGGAGCAGAGAGTCAGGAAACCAGTGCATGTCTACA GTTTCCCTCCCCCCGTTCTGGAGGTCGACGACACTCACCCTCTGGCAGGGACAGATGTCACTGTCACCTGCTCGGGTCATGTGCTAACGTCACCTAGCCCCACTCTCCGACTTCAGGGAGCTCCAAACATCTCTGCTCCCGGCGAGCCTGCCTGGTTCCTCTTTACTGCCAGGGAGGAAGATGATGGCCGGAAAATCTCCTGTGAGGCCTCTTTGGAGGTGCAGGGCCAGCGACTGCTCAAAACCACTGAGATGCAGCTTCATGTCTTAT ACAAGCCTCGGTTTGGGGAATCCGGCTGCCCTGGCAACCAGATCTGGGTAGAAGGAATGGATCAAATGCTTGCATGCATCCCAGAGGGAAACCCTGCCCCAGCTTTGGTGTGCACATGGAATGGGATGATCATTGACCTTGATGTACCTCAGAAGGCCACCCAGAACCTCACTGGAACCTACTGCTGCACAGCCACTAACCAGCTGGGCTCTATCAGCAAAGAGATTGCCGTCGTTGTCCAAG GACCACATGAAGAAGGGATCTCCTCCCCCACcgccttcatcatcatcatcgtcacccTTGGCATGGCTGTGATCACCGTAGCACT TGTGAACTACCAGCCCTGCgaaagaaacaggaggaaacGGGCCTCTAGGCAGAGAGAGCAGAACAAAGACAAGGAAGGCCAGTTTGCTGACATATAGGCAGAAGTGCGCAACTCACATCTCTGCTGA
- the Gh1 gene encoding somatotropin, whose protein sequence is MAMAADSRSSWLLTFTLLCLLWPQEAGAFPAMPLSSLFANAVLRAQHLHQLAADTYKEFERAYIPEGQRYSIQNAQAAFCFSETIPAPTGKEEAQQRSDMELLRFSLLLIQSWLGPVQFLSRIFTNSLMFGTSDRVYEKLKDLEEGIQALMQELEDGSPRIGQILKQTYDKFDTNMRSDDALLKNYGLLSCFKKDLHKAETYLRVMKCRRFVESSCAF, encoded by the exons ATGGCAATGGCTGCAG ACTCTCGGTCCTCCTGGCTCCTGACCTTCACCCTGCTCTGCCTGCTCTGGCCTCAGGAGGCTGGTGCCTTTCCTGCCATGCCCTTGTCCAGTCTGTTTGCCAATGCTGTGCTCCGGGCCCAGCATCTGCACCAGCTGGCTGCTGACACCTACAAAGAGTTT GAGCGTGCCTACATCCCCGAGGGACAGCGCTATTCCATTCAGAATGCCCAAgctgctttctgcttctctgaGACCATCCCAGCCCCTACAGGCAAGGAGGAGGCCCAACAGAGATCC GACATGGAATTGCTTCGTTTCTCGCTGCTGCTCATCCAGTCATGGCTGGGGCCTGTGCAGTTCCTCAGCAGGATCTTCACCAACAGCCTGATGTTCGGAACCTCAGACCGCGTCTACGAGAAACTGAAGGACCTGGAAGAGGGCATACAGGCGCTGATGCAG GAGCTGGAAGATGGCAGCCCCCGCATTGGGCAGATCCTCAAGCAAACCTATGACAAGTTTGACACCAATATGCGCAGCGATGACGCCCTGCTCAAAAACTACGGGTTACTCTCCTGCTTCAAGAAGGACCTGCACAAGGCTGAGACCTACCTGCGGGTCATGAAGTGCCGCCGCTTTGTGGAAAGCAGCTGTGCCTTCTAG